The following proteins come from a genomic window of Leptospiraceae bacterium:
- a CDS encoding GDP-L-fucose synthase, translating into MEKNTKIYVAGHNGLVGSALVRILKNEGYTNIIGKTRLEMDLTIQEKVNNFFESEKPDYVILAAAKVGGIHANNTYPAEFIFSNIQIQNNIIDACYKYKTKKLVFLGSSCIYPKFAKQPMDEAQLLDGKLEPTNEPYAIAKIAGIIMCQSYNRQYGTNFISVMPTNLYGPGDNYHPENSHVLPALIRRFHEAKTQNFPEVVVWGTGKPLREFLFSDDMARACIFLMKTYDVNTDPKGGEHVNVGSGIEVSIKELAETIKDVVGYSGKLTFDLTKPDGTPRKLLDVSKLHRMGWKHQVELKEGIEIAYNDFLKNRRS; encoded by the coding sequence ATGGAAAAAAACACAAAAATATATGTAGCAGGCCATAATGGACTCGTAGGATCTGCTCTTGTTCGAATTCTAAAGAATGAAGGATATACTAATATTATTGGCAAAACAAGATTAGAAATGGATTTAACAATTCAAGAAAAGGTGAATAATTTTTTTGAATCAGAAAAACCTGACTATGTTATTCTTGCCGCCGCAAAAGTTGGAGGGATTCATGCAAATAATACTTATCCAGCTGAATTTATTTTTTCAAATATTCAAATTCAAAATAATATCATTGATGCATGTTATAAATATAAAACTAAAAAATTAGTTTTTTTAGGATCTTCCTGTATTTACCCTAAATTCGCAAAACAGCCGATGGACGAAGCTCAATTATTGGATGGAAAGTTAGAACCGACTAACGAGCCTTATGCGATAGCAAAAATTGCAGGGATAATCATGTGCCAAAGTTATAATAGGCAATATGGAACGAATTTTATTTCGGTTATGCCAACTAACCTCTACGGTCCCGGCGATAATTACCATCCGGAAAACTCTCACGTTCTTCCCGCACTCATTCGAAGATTCCATGAAGCTAAGACACAAAATTTTCCAGAAGTGGTTGTATGGGGTACTGGTAAACCATTACGCGAATTTTTATTTTCAGATGATATGGCAAGAGCCTGCATTTTTCTAATGAAAACCTATGATGTAAATACTGATCCCAAAGGTGGCGAACATGTAAACGTTGGTTCTGGTATAGAAGTTAGCATTAAAGAATTAGCTGAGACAATCAAAGACGTTGTGGGCTATAGTGGAAAACTTACTTTTGATCTTACAAAACCGGATGGAACTCCGCGAAAACTTTTGGATGTATCCAAACTTCATCGTATGGGATGGAAACATCAAGTGGAACTAAAAGAGGGAATCGAAATTGCATACAATGATTTTTTAAAAAATAGAAGGAGTTAA
- a CDS encoding SIS domain-containing protein — MKRLKEQLIETYNSLNILLHDEETEDKVTTATKLIVDTLKDNRPFLICGNGGSASDSMHIAGELVGRFLKERKALNVICLSSNPAVITAWANDYSYEDIFARQVEAYGKLGGVLLGISTSGNSRNVIRAIEMAKSLDVKTIGLTGKGGGKMADICDILLEVPSNHTPRIQEMHIMLYHYICERIEEMMI; from the coding sequence ATTCTTCTTCATGATGAAGAAACAGAAGATAAAGTAACAACTGCAACAAAATTAATTGTAGATACTCTCAAAGACAATCGACCATTCTTAATTTGCGGCAACGGGGGATCAGCCTCTGATTCCATGCATATTGCAGGTGAGTTAGTTGGTCGATTTTTAAAAGAAAGAAAAGCGTTAAACGTAATATGTTTATCTTCTAATCCTGCCGTGATTACTGCTTGGGCTAATGACTATTCGTATGAAGATATATTCGCAAGACAAGTTGAGGCTTATGGAAAGTTAGGGGGAGTTCTTTTAGGAATATCTACTAGCGGAAATTCTCGAAACGTTATTCGCGCGATTGAAATGGCAAAATCTCTTGATGTAAAAACTATTGGTTTAACTGGAAAAGGGGGAGGGAAAATGGCTGATATTTGCGATATATTATTAGAAGTCCCTTCGAATCATACTCCACGAATTCAGGAAATGCATATTATGCTCTATCATTATATTTGTGAAAGAATAGAAGAAATGATGATATAA